One Yimella lutea DNA window includes the following coding sequences:
- a CDS encoding aminoacyl-tRNA deacylase, whose amino-acid sequence MADETTPAIEAARAAGIEHTVTRHGKVSSLEEAAAARGIEPRDLIKTLVVRVTDDEYVFVLVPGDRQFSWPKVRELLGTKRLSMPDAATAKQVTGYERGTITPFGSARDLPVYADEHLRGRTISLGGGGHGVGLSVSGDDVIAHFGATVADLSEQD is encoded by the coding sequence ATGGCTGACGAAACGACTCCGGCGATCGAGGCCGCCCGTGCGGCAGGTATCGAACACACCGTGACCCGGCACGGGAAAGTGTCGAGTCTGGAGGAGGCCGCGGCAGCGCGTGGGATCGAACCGCGCGACCTGATCAAGACCCTCGTCGTGCGGGTCACCGACGATGAGTACGTGTTCGTGCTGGTGCCGGGTGACCGTCAGTTCTCCTGGCCGAAGGTGCGTGAGCTGCTCGGCACCAAACGACTGTCGATGCCCGACGCGGCGACGGCCAAGCAAGTGACCGGGTACGAACGCGGCACCATCACCCCGTTCGGTTCGGCGCGTGACCTGCCGGTCTACGCCGACGAACACCTGCGCGGCCGCACGATCAGTCTCGGTGGTGGCGGTCACGGCGTCGGTCTCTCTGTCAGCGGTGACGACGTGATCGCCCACTTCGGTGCCACCGTCGCCGACCTGTCCGAGCAGGACTGA
- the hutU gene encoding urocanate hydratase, which produces MQGARHVRAPRGTEITATCWQTEAPLRMLMNNLDPEVAERPDDLVVYGGTGRAARSWEAFDAIVETLKSLQPNETLLVQSGKPVGVVTTNEWAPRVLIANSHLVPDWATWPEFRRLEAEGLMMYGQMTAGSWIYIATQGILQGTYETFAAVARKRFDGTLAGTITLTGGCGGMGGAQPLAVTLNGGVCLIADVDRTRMERRVAKRYLTEIADDLDDAIARADKAKQDKRAVSIGIVGNAADVFPELLKRHQNGDIHIDVVTDQTSAHDPLSYLPSEYSVDEWQREAEGDPDGFTKKARESMARQVQAMVGFQDAGAEVFDYGNSIRDEARAAGYDRAFAFPGFVPAYIRPLFCEGLGPFRWVALSGDPKDIEVTDAALKELFPGNEHLHRWLDAAGEFVEFEGLPARICWLGYGDRHKAGLLFNQLVKEGKVSAPIVIGRDHLDSGSVASPYRETEGMLDGSDAIADWPLLNALTAASSGATWVSLHHGGGVGIGRSIHAGQVGVADGTDLAAAKLNALLTNDPALGVFRHVDAGYQRAVDIADERGVRVPMEPVVRDADDADAAQLAATRKAAESKAPKAGR; this is translated from the coding sequence ATGCAAGGTGCACGCCACGTCCGCGCTCCCCGCGGTACCGAGATCACCGCCACCTGCTGGCAGACCGAAGCGCCCCTGCGGATGCTGATGAACAACCTCGACCCCGAGGTGGCCGAACGTCCGGACGACCTCGTCGTCTACGGCGGCACGGGCCGCGCGGCCCGGAGCTGGGAGGCGTTCGACGCCATCGTCGAGACACTGAAGTCGTTGCAGCCCAATGAAACTCTGCTGGTGCAGTCGGGTAAGCCGGTCGGTGTCGTCACCACCAACGAGTGGGCACCGCGCGTCCTGATCGCGAACTCCCACCTCGTGCCCGACTGGGCCACCTGGCCGGAGTTCCGCCGGCTGGAGGCCGAGGGCCTGATGATGTACGGCCAGATGACTGCGGGCTCGTGGATCTACATCGCGACGCAAGGCATCCTGCAGGGCACCTACGAGACCTTCGCCGCCGTCGCACGCAAGCGGTTCGACGGGACACTGGCCGGCACCATCACACTCACCGGTGGATGTGGCGGCATGGGTGGCGCGCAGCCGCTCGCCGTGACGCTCAACGGCGGTGTCTGCCTGATCGCCGATGTCGACCGCACCCGCATGGAACGTCGCGTCGCCAAGCGCTATCTCACCGAGATCGCGGACGACCTCGACGACGCCATCGCGCGGGCCGACAAGGCGAAGCAGGACAAGCGCGCGGTCTCGATCGGCATCGTCGGCAACGCCGCAGACGTCTTCCCCGAATTGCTCAAGCGTCACCAGAACGGCGACATCCACATCGACGTCGTCACCGACCAGACCTCCGCGCACGACCCGCTGTCGTACCTCCCGTCGGAGTACTCGGTCGACGAATGGCAGCGCGAGGCCGAGGGCGACCCGGACGGCTTCACCAAAAAGGCTCGTGAGTCGATGGCCCGCCAGGTGCAGGCGATGGTGGGGTTCCAGGACGCCGGTGCCGAGGTCTTCGACTACGGCAACTCGATCCGGGACGAGGCACGTGCTGCCGGATACGACCGGGCGTTCGCGTTCCCCGGTTTCGTCCCCGCCTACATCCGTCCGCTGTTCTGTGAAGGGCTCGGTCCGTTCCGATGGGTCGCGCTGTCGGGTGACCCCAAGGACATCGAGGTCACCGATGCAGCTCTGAAGGAACTCTTCCCCGGCAACGAGCACCTGCACCGATGGCTCGACGCCGCAGGCGAATTCGTCGAGTTCGAGGGACTGCCGGCCCGGATCTGCTGGCTCGGCTACGGCGACCGCCACAAGGCGGGCCTGCTGTTCAACCAACTGGTCAAGGAAGGCAAGGTCTCCGCGCCGATCGTCATCGGTCGCGACCATCTCGACTCGGGCTCGGTCGCGTCCCCGTACCGGGAGACCGAGGGCATGCTCGACGGCTCGGACGCGATCGCGGACTGGCCGCTGCTGAACGCCCTGACCGCCGCGAGCTCCGGCGCCACCTGGGTCTCGCTGCACCACGGCGGCGGGGTCGGCATCGGACGCTCGATCCACGCCGGGCAGGTGGGTGTCGCGGACGGCACGGACCTCGCAGCCGCAAAGCTCAACGCGTTGCTCACCAACGACCCGGCGCTCGGTGTGTTCCGGCACGTCGACGCGGGTTACCAGCGTGCGGTCGACATCGCCGACGAGCGCGGGGTGCGAGTGCCGATGGAGCCGGTCGTGCGGGACGCCGACGACGCCGATGCGGCCCAACTGGCCGCCACCCGCAAGGCGGCGGAGTCCAAGGCACCCAAGGCAGGACGCTGA
- the hutH gene encoding histidine ammonia-lyase: MTDMSNEHAEAVEVGIGPLSIDDVVAVARHGCPIALSQQSRAEVEKSRAIIDGLANDTVPHYGISTGFGALATKHIPVSKRQQLQRSLVASHAAGSGPLVEREVVRALMLLRISTLATGRTGIRPQTLDTYVAMFNAGIVPCVREYGSLGCSGDLAPLSHCALALMGEGEVLDAYGTLMGAGEALRAVGIQPLVLQEKEGLALINGTDGMLGMLCLAIDDLRMLLTTADLSAAMSVEGLLGTDDVFAPELHALRPHPGQSASAENLRKALAGSGIRESHRDPEACTRVQDAYSLRCSPQVHGAARDTLAHAITVADRELASAVDNPVVTLDGRVESNGNFHGAPVAYVLDFLAIVIADVASMSERRTDRFLDVARNHGLPPFLADDPGVDSGLMIAQYTAAGIVSELKRLASPASVDSIPSSAMQEDHVSMGWAGGRKLRRAVDGLARVLGIELITAARGVQLRAPLEPSPITAALIEQLDLPEPGPDRYLSPEIERVSALVTSGMAVQAAESVTGPLN, translated from the coding sequence ATGACAGACATGAGCAACGAGCACGCAGAAGCTGTCGAAGTCGGGATCGGTCCGCTGAGCATCGACGACGTCGTCGCGGTTGCCCGGCACGGATGCCCGATCGCGTTGTCGCAGCAGTCGCGGGCCGAGGTCGAGAAGTCGCGGGCGATCATCGACGGTCTCGCCAATGACACGGTGCCGCACTACGGCATCTCCACCGGATTCGGCGCTCTTGCAACGAAACACATCCCGGTGAGCAAGCGACAGCAGCTCCAGCGGTCGCTCGTCGCCTCACACGCCGCCGGTTCCGGTCCGCTCGTGGAGCGCGAGGTGGTGCGCGCACTGATGCTGCTGCGTATCTCCACCCTCGCGACCGGTCGCACCGGTATCCGTCCGCAGACGCTCGATACCTACGTCGCGATGTTCAACGCCGGCATCGTGCCGTGCGTGCGCGAGTACGGCTCGCTCGGCTGCTCCGGCGATCTGGCGCCGCTGTCGCATTGTGCGCTCGCCTTGATGGGTGAAGGTGAGGTGCTGGACGCCTACGGCACCCTGATGGGGGCCGGTGAAGCGCTCCGCGCGGTGGGTATCCAACCGCTCGTGCTGCAGGAGAAGGAGGGCCTGGCGCTCATCAACGGCACCGACGGGATGCTCGGCATGCTGTGCCTGGCGATCGACGACCTACGGATGCTGCTCACCACTGCCGACCTGTCGGCGGCGATGAGTGTCGAGGGACTGCTCGGCACCGACGACGTGTTCGCGCCGGAACTGCACGCGCTGCGTCCGCATCCGGGCCAATCAGCATCCGCCGAGAACCTGCGGAAAGCACTGGCCGGCAGTGGTATTCGTGAGTCACACCGCGACCCCGAAGCGTGCACCAGGGTCCAGGACGCTTACTCTTTGCGCTGCTCGCCGCAGGTGCACGGCGCCGCGCGCGACACCCTGGCTCACGCGATCACTGTCGCCGACCGGGAACTTGCCTCGGCCGTCGACAACCCCGTCGTCACCCTCGACGGACGCGTGGAGTCGAACGGCAACTTCCACGGCGCTCCCGTCGCCTACGTGCTGGACTTCCTCGCGATCGTCATCGCCGACGTAGCGAGCATGAGCGAACGGCGCACCGACCGCTTCCTCGACGTCGCCCGCAACCACGGTCTGCCGCCCTTCCTGGCCGACGACCCAGGCGTCGACTCCGGACTGATGATCGCGCAGTACACGGCGGCCGGCATCGTCTCCGAACTCAAGCGACTCGCTTCCCCGGCCAGTGTCGACTCCATCCCGAGCAGCGCGATGCAGGAGGACCATGTGTCGATGGGATGGGCCGGCGGACGCAAGCTGCGTCGGGCCGTCGACGGGCTGGCTCGGGTGCTCGGCATCGAACTGATCACCGCTGCCCGTGGCGTGCAGTTGCGCGCTCCGCTCGAGCCCAGCCCGATCACCGCTGCGCTCATCGAACAGCTCGACCTGCCCGAGCCCGGCCCCGACCGGTACCTCTCGCCCGAGATCGAACGGGTCAGCGCACTCGTGACGAGCGGTATGGCCGTACAGGCCGCCGAGTCCGTCACCGGCCCGCTCAACTGA
- a CDS encoding IclR family transcriptional regulator, which yields MPDAGEALALLQLLARRGTPQPGAALARELGIPRSSTYRLLGVLRDAGFVTHSPDDRRWGLGVAAYELGSAYTRQEPLQRVALPTIRRLVDEVQQNAHLAMLHGRDVLYVIEERAPGRPMLVTDVGVRLPAPLTASGLALLAAQPTAQVRALFPSRAEFVQRQGVGPTSLTALRSELAQVRRRGYAIENGSVTPGIASIAACVFDHTGQPAAGLACTFGADLPDSDRDDLVAQVQASAESLSHRLGHRA from the coding sequence GTGCCCGATGCCGGCGAAGCGCTCGCCCTCCTTCAACTGCTCGCCCGTCGAGGCACGCCCCAGCCCGGCGCCGCCCTGGCGCGCGAACTCGGCATCCCGCGCTCGTCGACCTACCGACTGCTCGGCGTGCTGCGCGATGCAGGTTTCGTGACCCACTCCCCCGACGATCGACGCTGGGGACTCGGCGTCGCTGCTTACGAACTCGGCTCGGCCTACACCCGCCAGGAACCACTACAACGGGTCGCCCTCCCGACCATCCGGCGGTTGGTCGACGAGGTGCAGCAGAACGCCCACCTTGCGATGCTTCACGGACGCGACGTGCTCTACGTGATCGAGGAGCGAGCGCCCGGGCGTCCCATGCTGGTGACGGACGTCGGCGTCCGGCTGCCCGCCCCGCTGACCGCGTCCGGGCTCGCCTTGCTCGCGGCGCAGCCCACCGCTCAGGTCCGCGCGCTGTTTCCGTCACGAGCCGAGTTCGTTCAACGCCAAGGCGTGGGACCGACCTCACTCACGGCCCTCCGATCGGAACTCGCGCAGGTGCGCCGTCGCGGCTACGCGATCGAGAACGGCTCTGTCACACCAGGAATCGCGTCGATCGCGGCGTGCGTGTTCGACCACACCGGGCAGCCGGCAGCCGGTCTGGCGTGCACCTTCGGTGCCGACCTACCTGACTCGGACCGCGACGACCTCGTGGCACAGGTGCAGGCGAGCGCCGAGTCGCTCAGCCACCGGCTCGGCCACCGAGCCTGA
- a CDS encoding NAD(P)H-quinone oxidoreductase, translated as MRAVTLPEFGDECVLTLAEVPDPQPGSGEVVIDVAAAGVNRADLLQRQGHYPPPKGESDIPGLEVSGTISAVGDDVDGWSVGTEVCAVLAGGGYAEKVAVPAGQLLPVPSGVSLIDAAGLPEVACTVWSNIVMTAHLQEGEVFLQHGGSSGIGTMSIQVARALGARVAVTAGSAEKLERCRELGAEILIDYKQQDFVEQVKDAADGRGADVILDVIGAKYLARNVSALAPDGRLVIIGMQGGAKAELNIGALLAKRGSVIATSLRGRDKADKERIVAEVRKHLWPLIESGQIKPVIDRTMPLDQVADAHRLLNDSTHIGKVLLTV; from the coding sequence ATGCGTGCTGTGACCCTTCCCGAGTTCGGCGACGAGTGCGTCCTGACCCTTGCCGAGGTGCCCGACCCGCAGCCCGGGTCCGGCGAGGTCGTGATCGATGTCGCGGCGGCCGGGGTGAACCGGGCCGACCTGCTGCAACGACAGGGCCACTATCCGCCGCCGAAGGGTGAGTCGGACATTCCCGGCCTCGAGGTCAGCGGCACGATCAGCGCGGTCGGCGACGACGTGGACGGCTGGAGCGTGGGCACCGAGGTCTGTGCGGTGCTCGCCGGCGGCGGGTACGCCGAGAAGGTCGCCGTCCCGGCGGGGCAGTTGCTTCCCGTTCCCAGCGGTGTCTCACTGATCGACGCTGCCGGTCTGCCCGAGGTCGCGTGCACGGTGTGGTCGAACATCGTGATGACCGCGCACCTGCAGGAGGGTGAGGTGTTCCTCCAGCACGGCGGCAGCAGCGGCATCGGCACCATGTCGATCCAGGTGGCCCGCGCGCTCGGAGCGAGGGTCGCTGTCACCGCAGGGTCTGCGGAGAAGCTCGAACGGTGCCGCGAACTCGGCGCCGAGATCTTGATCGATTACAAGCAGCAGGACTTCGTCGAGCAGGTCAAGGATGCGGCCGACGGGCGCGGAGCCGATGTGATCCTCGACGTGATCGGTGCAAAGTATTTGGCGCGCAACGTTTCTGCGCTCGCGCCCGACGGGCGCCTGGTGATCATCGGCATGCAGGGTGGTGCGAAGGCGGAGCTGAACATCGGGGCGCTGCTGGCCAAGCGGGGCTCCGTCATCGCCACGTCGTTGCGTGGACGCGACAAGGCCGACAAGGAGCGGATCGTCGCCGAGGTCCGCAAGCATCTGTGGCCGCTGATCGAATCCGGACAGATCAAGCCGGTCATCGACCGGACGATGCCGCTCGACCAGGTGGCCGATGCGCATCGTCTGCTCAACGACTCGACGCATATCGGCAAGGTCTTGCTCACCGTCTGA
- a CDS encoding bacterial proteasome activator family protein, with protein sequence MTPEDENTQQDAATAADEHGRFVVITQDGMGVADPNENSEDSDEESSDRKVENATELVEQPAKVMRIGSMIKQLLEEVRTAGLDDQGRKRLADIHQRSIAELKDGLAPELAEELDRIVLPFGEQAPSDAELRIAQAQLVGWLEGLFHGIQTAIVAQQMASQAQLQAMRRGLPQRAEQPSEHGGDDHPTGQYL encoded by the coding sequence ATGACGCCCGAGGACGAGAACACCCAGCAGGACGCGGCGACCGCAGCCGACGAACACGGCCGGTTCGTGGTGATCACCCAGGACGGCATGGGTGTGGCCGATCCGAACGAGAACTCCGAGGACTCGGACGAGGAGTCGAGCGACCGCAAGGTCGAGAACGCCACCGAACTGGTCGAGCAGCCGGCCAAGGTGATGCGGATCGGCTCGATGATCAAGCAGTTGCTCGAAGAGGTGCGCACGGCGGGCCTGGACGATCAGGGGCGCAAGCGGCTGGCCGACATCCACCAGCGTTCGATCGCCGAACTGAAGGACGGTCTCGCGCCGGAGTTGGCCGAGGAACTCGACCGCATCGTGCTGCCGTTCGGCGAGCAAGCGCCCAGCGACGCGGAGTTGCGGATCGCGCAGGCGCAGTTGGTCGGCTGGCTGGAAGGTCTCTTCCACGGCATCCAGACCGCGATCGTCGCTCAGCAGATGGCGTCACAAGCCCAGTTGCAGGCGATGCGACGCGGGTTGCCGCAGCGGGCCGAGCAGCCGTCCGAACATGGCGGGGACGACCACCCTACGGGTCAGTACCTCTGA
- a CDS encoding ABC transporter ATP-binding protein, whose product MTYALELERVSVEFPDGDGVVKALDDVSMTIDRGAFVAVTGPSGSGKSTLLAVAGLLLRPTSGRVMLAGQDVTGSSRSRSTDLRRERIGFVFQQPHLIGSLTAMEQLEMVARLSGDLSAQMRERAMHLLESVGLEAVANRRPAAMSGGQRQRAGIARALMNDPQLLLVDEPTSALDHERGVEVIDLLRGITKDQGTGTIVVTHDLATLGEQDEVVRLADGRMQEPVFA is encoded by the coding sequence ATGACTTACGCACTCGAACTCGAACGGGTCTCGGTCGAATTTCCGGACGGCGACGGTGTCGTCAAGGCGCTCGACGACGTGTCGATGACGATCGATCGCGGTGCGTTCGTCGCGGTGACCGGGCCGAGCGGATCGGGAAAATCGACCCTGCTCGCGGTGGCCGGACTGCTCTTGCGGCCGACGTCAGGGCGGGTGATGCTGGCCGGCCAGGACGTCACCGGATCCTCCCGGTCGCGAAGTACCGATCTGCGTCGAGAACGGATCGGCTTCGTCTTCCAGCAGCCCCACTTGATCGGATCACTCACCGCGATGGAGCAGTTGGAGATGGTGGCCCGTCTGTCCGGCGACCTCTCGGCGCAGATGCGGGAGCGCGCCATGCACCTGCTCGAGTCGGTGGGGTTGGAGGCCGTGGCGAACCGTCGTCCGGCGGCGATGTCGGGTGGCCAGCGCCAGCGGGCGGGGATCGCGCGGGCGCTGATGAACGACCCGCAACTGTTGCTGGTGGACGAGCCGACCTCTGCGCTCGACCACGAGAGGGGCGTCGAGGTCATCGACCTGCTGCGGGGGATCACCAAGGACCAGGGCACCGGGACGATCGTGGTCACGCACGACCTCGCAACGCTGGGTGAGCAGGACGAGGTGGTGCGGTTGGCCGACGGGCGGATGCAGGAACCGGTGTTCGCCTGA
- a CDS encoding ABC transporter permease: MFLAVRDLWWARGRFALMVAAVGLITALVVVLSGLTEGLARQSISAVTSLSTDRIVFEKPAAGQELSMNAGRVTDAQVAAARRQPGVRSADPLRIGNSRATVDGVVAQVALFGIDPSAPAAPKGLTDGSTVISRELADDRGIGAGDEITVAGSKLRVAATVDDASFSHLPVLWVTPSVGRQDPSDGIGSVILMNVGSSFGATGFESSTGLLAKTKDDALGAIGSYSAENGSLTMIRGLPIAISALVIGAFFTVWTVQREPDLAVLKAIGARTSYLVRDALGQALLTLLIGGVLGAAASVAAGLALGGRVPIVIEARTVVQPLVLLVVVGLIGAVAALRRVVTVDPMAALGGAR; encoded by the coding sequence GTGTTCTTGGCAGTCCGTGACCTGTGGTGGGCTCGGGGCAGATTCGCCCTGATGGTCGCCGCGGTCGGCCTCATCACCGCACTTGTGGTGGTGCTCAGTGGGTTGACCGAAGGGCTTGCGCGGCAGTCGATCTCGGCAGTGACGTCCTTGTCGACCGATCGCATCGTGTTCGAGAAGCCCGCCGCCGGACAGGAACTGTCGATGAACGCTGGCCGGGTGACTGACGCACAGGTGGCCGCGGCCCGGCGCCAACCAGGAGTGAGGTCGGCCGATCCGCTGCGTATCGGCAACTCGCGCGCCACGGTGGACGGTGTCGTCGCCCAGGTCGCGTTGTTCGGGATCGACCCGTCGGCCCCAGCCGCGCCGAAGGGACTTACCGACGGATCGACGGTGATCAGCCGTGAACTGGCCGACGATCGGGGGATCGGTGCCGGGGACGAGATCACCGTTGCAGGCAGCAAGTTGCGCGTCGCGGCCACGGTCGACGATGCGTCGTTCAGCCACCTGCCCGTGCTCTGGGTGACCCCGTCGGTGGGACGACAGGATCCCAGCGACGGGATCGGTTCGGTGATTCTCATGAACGTCGGATCCTCCTTCGGGGCAACCGGTTTCGAGTCCTCGACCGGCTTGCTGGCGAAGACGAAGGACGACGCGCTCGGCGCGATCGGTTCGTACTCCGCGGAGAACGGGTCGCTGACGATGATCCGGGGTCTGCCCATCGCGATCAGCGCACTCGTGATCGGTGCGTTCTTCACCGTCTGGACGGTGCAACGCGAACCCGATCTCGCCGTCCTGAAGGCCATCGGCGCCCGCACCTCCTACCTCGTCCGGGACGCGCTCGGGCAGGCGTTGCTCACCCTGCTCATCGGGGGCGTGCTCGGTGCTGCCGCGTCCGTCGCGGCCGGCCTCGCCCTCGGCGGACGCGTGCCGATCGTCATCGAGGCACGCACAGTCGTCCAACCACTCGTCCTTCTCGTAGTGGTCGGTTTGATCGGTGCGGTGGCAGCCCTGCGCCGTGTCGTGACCGTCGACCCGATGGCCGCACTCGGAGGCGCCCGATGA
- a CDS encoding sensor histidine kinase — protein sequence MPAATAPIAPSPVLRTLQLAVHGLFALLLAVGTVRGAQESSHPIPLVLGCLALGAWYAIGLVTEKRRPSSGVVWFAVLFVGWIALVAVSVELSWVAFALFFIALHLLRVPVALAVIGLATLVVVTAQLARGDGPVVPRILGPCIGALVAIGIASIYRQLRTESAQRRQLNAELLAAQGDLIATHDALAGAQREAGVLQERARLAREVHDTLAQSFSSIVLLSRAGLTGTADESQLRDVLTRIEQAAADGLTDARSVVHALTPTELERAPLSAALQRLIDRQSGPTRLELVVDDQVGSLPTTVEVALLRIAQGALANVRQHADACRAVVTLGGDAHVVRLDVRDDGRGFDPSAPIVPSQSGGYGLNAMRARTEETGGRFAVESAPGEGTTVQVEIPLNGARS from the coding sequence ATGCCTGCCGCCACCGCTCCGATCGCACCGAGCCCTGTGCTGCGTACTCTCCAACTCGCCGTGCACGGGCTCTTCGCACTGCTGTTGGCCGTCGGGACGGTCCGCGGCGCGCAGGAGAGCAGCCACCCGATCCCCCTCGTGCTCGGGTGTCTCGCGCTGGGCGCCTGGTACGCGATCGGACTCGTCACCGAGAAACGCAGGCCCTCGTCCGGTGTCGTCTGGTTCGCGGTGCTGTTCGTCGGGTGGATTGCCTTGGTCGCGGTGAGTGTCGAGTTGTCCTGGGTCGCGTTCGCGCTGTTCTTCATCGCGCTGCACCTGCTCCGGGTGCCAGTGGCCCTGGCCGTCATCGGGCTCGCAACGCTCGTCGTGGTCACGGCTCAGTTGGCCCGGGGCGACGGCCCCGTGGTGCCGCGCATCCTCGGCCCCTGCATCGGCGCGCTGGTGGCGATAGGCATCGCATCCATCTACCGGCAGCTGCGGACCGAGAGCGCGCAACGAAGGCAACTGAACGCCGAATTGCTCGCGGCACAAGGTGATCTGATCGCTACCCACGACGCGCTCGCCGGTGCTCAGCGTGAGGCCGGAGTGCTGCAGGAACGAGCCCGCCTGGCCCGCGAGGTGCACGACACCCTCGCGCAGAGCTTCTCCAGCATCGTGCTGCTGTCGCGTGCCGGGCTCACCGGCACTGCCGACGAATCCCAGCTGCGTGACGTGCTGACCCGCATCGAGCAGGCGGCCGCCGACGGCCTCACCGACGCGCGATCGGTGGTGCACGCCCTCACCCCGACCGAGCTCGAACGCGCCCCGCTCTCTGCTGCGCTACAACGGCTGATCGACCGCCAGTCCGGCCCGACCAGACTCGAACTCGTCGTCGACGATCAGGTGGGCTCGCTCCCCACCACCGTCGAGGTCGCACTGTTACGCATCGCGCAGGGCGCCCTCGCGAACGTCCGTCAGCACGCCGATGCCTGCCGCGCGGTCGTCACCCTGGGCGGGGACGCCCACGTCGTCCGACTCGATGTCCGCGACGACGGACGCGGTTTCGACCCGTCCGCACCCATCGTCCCGAGTCAGAGCGGCGGCTACGGGTTGAACGCCATGCGAGCCCGTACCGAAGAGACCGGTGGACGCTTCGCGGTCGAGTCCGCACCCGGTGAGGGCACCACCGTCCAGGTCGAGATCCCGTTGAACGGAGCGCGCTCATGA
- a CDS encoding response regulator yields the protein MTRVLITDDHPVVRAGLRMLLEAAGIEVVTEAASGTEAIELTRMHQPELVLMDLQLGPGMDGVAATAALRELPDPPHVLIVTTYDTDADILRAVEAGAVGYLLKDAPPDELIRAVRKAAHGETALAPVVADRLLASLRNPVQRLSARELEVLTLVADGASNREVARKIFVSEATVKSHLVHIFDKLGVDSRTAAVGRARDLGLLR from the coding sequence ATGACGCGAGTGCTCATCACCGACGACCACCCGGTGGTACGCGCCGGTCTCCGGATGCTGTTGGAGGCAGCCGGAATCGAGGTTGTCACCGAAGCCGCGAGTGGCACGGAGGCGATCGAACTCACCCGGATGCACCAACCGGAACTGGTACTGATGGATCTCCAACTCGGGCCAGGCATGGACGGCGTCGCGGCCACCGCCGCATTACGGGAACTGCCCGATCCCCCGCACGTGTTGATCGTGACGACCTATGACACGGACGCCGACATCCTGCGTGCCGTCGAGGCGGGGGCCGTCGGCTACCTGCTGAAGGACGCGCCGCCCGACGAACTGATCCGCGCAGTCCGCAAGGCCGCGCACGGCGAGACCGCCCTCGCACCCGTGGTGGCAGACCGGTTGCTGGCGAGTCTGCGGAACCCGGTGCAGCGGCTCAGCGCTCGCGAACTCGAGGTGCTCACACTCGTGGCCGACGGCGCATCCAACCGGGAGGTCGCGAGGAAGATATTCGTCAGCGAGGCGACGGTGAAATCACACCTGGTGCACATCTTCGACAAGCTCGGCGTGGATTCCCGCACCGCCGCCGTCGGGCGCGCCCGCGACCTCGGGCTACTGCGCTGA
- a CDS encoding NUDIX hydrolase, whose product MSDEPGALQRTGFRLYRKLSPAVGQRLVRTFKPTYSLGAIALIEFDGKLLALRQAHRAGYSLPGGLIDRGEQPRDAVRREVAEETGIDIDPGDLVTVVFDPRVRHADVIFRVVCDREPEVTVASEAYDHAWLDLVGWPEADYATARILKAVRAASTVPQPGRLSAQ is encoded by the coding sequence ATGAGCGACGAACCAGGTGCGTTGCAGCGCACCGGTTTCCGGCTCTACCGCAAGCTCTCCCCGGCGGTCGGCCAGCGGCTCGTTCGTACCTTCAAGCCCACCTATTCCCTGGGCGCGATCGCGCTGATCGAGTTCGACGGCAAGCTCCTGGCGTTGCGGCAGGCGCATCGCGCGGGCTACTCCCTGCCGGGTGGTCTGATCGACCGCGGCGAACAACCCCGGGACGCGGTGCGGCGGGAAGTGGCGGAGGAAACCGGGATCGACATCGACCCGGGCGACCTGGTCACCGTCGTGTTCGACCCGCGGGTGCGGCACGCCGACGTCATCTTCCGCGTCGTCTGTGACCGCGAACCCGAGGTCACGGTGGCCAGCGAGGCGTACGACCACGCCTGGCTCGATCTGGTCGGCTGGCCCGAGGCCGACTACGCGACCGCGCGGATCCTCAAGGCCGTTCGCGCTGCGTCCACCGTGCCGCAGCCCGGCCGGTTGTCAGCGCAGTAG